A genomic window from Silene latifolia isolate original U9 population chromosome Y, ASM4854445v1, whole genome shotgun sequence includes:
- the LOC141626959 gene encoding choline-phosphate cytidylyltransferase 2-like, giving the protein MSNATNETSSRSSRIPHLDPPTDRPVRVYADGIYDLFHFGHARSLEQAKKSFPNTYLLVGVCSDEITHEFKGKTVMTEAERYESLRHCKWVDEVIPDAPWVVNQEFLDQHKIDFVAHDSLPYADTSGAGKDVYEFVKAAGRFKETQRTDGISTSDIIMRIVKDYNQYVMRNLARGYTRKELNLSYVKEKRLRVNMRLKKLHEKVKEQQEKIQTVAKTAGVHRNEWVENADRWVAGFLEMFEEGCHKMGTAIKNRIQERLMGQQSRGLLGNGKADDDESEEYFDHDDYDEDDDYCYDEDEYYYDDDDNNDKEDDKNNEVPNKEDRHVEGSENKEDKK; this is encoded by the exons ATGTCAAATGCTACAAATGAAACAAGTAGCCGAAGCAGCAGGATTCCACATTTGGATCCGCCAACCGACCGTCCTGTTCGGGTCTACGCCGATGGCATCTACGATCTCTTTCATTTTGGTCATGCTCGTTCTCTTGAACAAGCCAAAAAATC ATTTCCAAATACGTATCTCTTGGTGGGGGTCTGCAGCGATGAAATCACCCACGAGTTTAAGGGTAAAACTGTTATGACTGAGGCTGAGCGATATGAATCTCTTCGGCATTGCAA ATGGGTTGATGAAGTTATTCCTGATGCACCCTGGGTAGTGAATCAAGAATTTCTAGACCAGCACAAAATCGATTTTGTCGCTCATGATTCGTTACC TTATGCTGATACCAGTGGAGCTGGTAAGGATGTCTATGAATTT GTGAAAGCTGCTGGAAGATTCAAGGAAACCCAGAGGACAGATGGTATTTCGACGTCTGACATCATTATGAGGATTGTCAAGGACTATAATCAATATGTCATGCGAAATCTGGCGCGAGGATATACAAGAAAGGAGCTAAATCTTAGTTATGTAAAG GAAAAGAGGTTAAGAGTCAACATGAGGCTAAAGAAACTGCATGAGAAAGTCAAAGAACAGCAGGAAAAG ATCCAAACTGTTGCTAAAACAGCTGGCGTGCATCGTAATGAATGGGTCGAGAATGCTGACCGATGGGTCGCTGGATTTCTTGAGATGTTTGAAGAAGGGTGCCATAAAATG GGAACAGCCATCAAAAACCGAATCCAAGAGCGTTTGATGGGACAACAATCAAGAGGATTGCTGGGTAATGGCAAGGCAGATGATGATGAAAGCGAAGAATACTTTGACCATGATGAttatgatgaggatgatgactaCTGCTACGATGAAGATGAGTACTATTATGACGATGATGACAACAATGATAAAGAAGACGATAAAAACAACGAAGTACCAAACAAAGAGGATAGGCATGTGGAGGGATCAGAAAACAAAGAAGATAAGAAATAG